The following are from one region of the Cottoperca gobio chromosome 13, fCotGob3.1, whole genome shotgun sequence genome:
- the nlk2 gene encoding serine/threonine-protein kinase NLK, with amino-acid sequence MALCGTTATNVTQMMAAYNGGSSTVAAHHPHHHHQLQHLPPPHMHHHHQAGQHHLQHPGSAAAVHTVQQHSSTAAAAAVMLNPGQQQPYFPSPAPGQAHGPAAAAAPAQFQAAAAVKTHHHHHQHHHHHQQQHTHHLQPQLDIEPDRPIGYGAFGVVWSVTDPRDGKRVALKKMPNVFQNLVSCKRVFRELKMLCFFKHENVLSALDILQPPHIDYFEEIYVVTELMQSDLHKIIVSPQPLSSDHAKVFLYQILRGLKYLHSAGILHRDIKPGNLLVNSNCVLKICDFGLARVEESDESRHMTQEVVTQYYRAPEILMGSRHYSNSIDIWSVGCIFAELLGRRILFQAQSPIQQLDLITDLLGTPSMEAMRTACEGARTHIVRGPHKQPSLPVLYTLSSQATHEAVHLLCRMLVFDPSKRISAKDALAHPYLDEGRLRYHTCMCKCCYTTSSGRVYTSDFEPVTNPKFDDGFEKNLSSVRQVKDIIHQFILEQQKGSRVPLCINPQSAAFKSFISSTVAQPSEMPPSPLVWE; translated from the exons ATGGCTCTTTGCGGCACAACGGCTACAAATGTTACACAAATGATGGCTGCTTACAACGGTGGCTCCTCAACAGTGGCTGCCCATCACCCGCATCACCACCACCAACTCCAGCACCTTCCGCCTCCCCACATGCACCACCATCACCAGGCGGGTCAGCATCACTTGCAGCATCCTGGCTCAGCCGCCGCCGTGCACACGGTCCAGCAACACAGCTCCACGGCTGCTGCTGCGGCGGTGATGCTCAACCCCGGTCAGCAGCAGCCCTACTTCCCCTCTCCCGCCCCCGGACAAGCTCACGGGCCGGCGGCCGCCGCGGCTCCCGCTCAGTTTCAAGCCGCCGCTGCTGTCAAAactcaccaccaccatcaccaacaccaccaccaccatcagcAGCAACACACGCACCACCTACAGCCGCAGCTGGATATAGAACCTGACAGGCCCATCGGCTATGGAGCGTTTGGGGTTGTCTG GTCAGTGACAGACCCCAGAGATGGGAAGCGAGTTGCCCTCAAAAAAATGCCCAATGTCTTCCAAAACCTTGTTTCTTGCAAGAGGGTATTTCGGGAGCTGAAGATGCTATGCTTCTTCAAACACGAAAAC GTGCTCTCTGCTCTGGACATACTACAACCTCCACACATCGACTACTTTGAAGAAAT CTATGTTGTGACTGAACTGATGCAAAGTGACCTCCATAAGATCATCGTATCACCACAGCCTCTGAGCTCAGACCACGCCAAAGTTTTCCTTTATCAGATTCTACGAG GACTTAAATACCTTCATTCCGCTGGCATTCTACACCGAGACATCAAGCCTGGCAACCTCCTGGTCAACAGCAACTGTGTGCTCAAG ATCTGTGATTTTGGCCTGGCCCGAGTGGAGGAGTCGGACGAGTCCCGACACATGACCCAGGAAGTGGTGACTCAGTACTATCGAGCTCCTGAGATCCTCATGGGAAGCCGCCATTACTCCAACTCCATCGATATCTGGTCTGTGGGCTGCATCTTCGCTGAGCTGCTGGGGCGACGCATCCTCTTCCAAGCCCAAAGTCCCATTCAGCAG CTGGATTTAATCACTGACCTGTTGGGGACTCCCTCTATGGAAGCCATGAGGACGGCGTGTGAAGGCGCCCGTACACACATTGTCAGAGGACCTCACAAACAG CCATCCCTTCCTGTTCTGTACACACTGTCTAGCCAAGCAACCCATGAAGCTGTGCACCTCCTCTGTAGGATGCTGGTGTTTGATCCG TCAAAGAGGATTTCAGCAAAGGACGCCCTGGCTCACCCTTACCTGGACGAGGGTCGTCTGCGCTACCATACATGCATGTGCAAATGCTGCTACACCACATCCTCTGGCCGTGTTTACACCAGCGACTTTGAGCCCGTCACTAATCCCAAGTTTGATGATGGTTTTGAGAAGAATCTGAGCTCTGTGAGACAGGTCAAAG ACATCATCCACCAGTTTATTTTGGAGCAGCAGAAGGGGAGTCGAGTGCCGCTCTGCATTAACCCTCAATCGGCTGCTTTCAAAAGCTTCATCAG TTCCACAGTGGCTCAGCCCTCTGAAATGCCTCCATCTCCGCTGGTGTGGGAatag